The following coding sequences are from one Phoenix dactylifera cultivar Barhee BC4 unplaced genomic scaffold, palm_55x_up_171113_PBpolish2nd_filt_p 002370F, whole genome shotgun sequence window:
- the LOC103715414 gene encoding UDP-glucose:glycoprotein glucosyltransferase-like isoform X1, whose amino-acid sequence MLLIFFHGLTLQPNLLPVQLLFYMELLDQNALKSFMLPWWKHQKKGKIKYEVRPVLPYGCQAASSYCSAVGSSDVVGLGYGVELALKSMEYKAMDDSTVKKGFTVEDHRTEDLSPEVRGFIFSKILERKPEVTTE is encoded by the exons ATGTTACTGATCTTCTTTCATGGCTTGACACTTCAGCCAAACT TATTGCCAGTCCAGTTGCTATTCTATATGGAGCTCTTGGACCAGAATGCTTTAAAGAGTTTCATGTTACCTTGGTGGAAGCATCAAAAAAAG ggaaaaattaaatatgaagtGAGACCTGTATTGCCTTATGGATGTCAAGCAGCGAGCAGCTATTGTAGTGCTGTTGGTTCTTCGGACGTAGTAGGGTTGGGTTATGGTGTGGAACTTGCTTTGAAGAGCATGGAGTACAAAGCTATGGATGATAGCACAGTAAAGAAAG GTTTTACTGTAGAAGATCATAGGACCGAGGATCTCAGTCCTGAAGTTAGAGGATTTATATTTTCCAAAATCTTG GAACGCAAGCCAGAGGTGACTACTGAGTAA
- the LOC103715414 gene encoding UDP-glucose:glycoprotein glucosyltransferase-like isoform X2: MELLDQNALKSFMLPWWKHQKKGKIKYEVRPVLPYGCQAASSYCSAVGSSDVVGLGYGVELALKSMEYKAMDDSTVKKGFTVEDHRTEDLSPEVRGFIFSKILERKPEVTTE; this comes from the exons ATGGAGCTCTTGGACCAGAATGCTTTAAAGAGTTTCATGTTACCTTGGTGGAAGCATCAAAAAAAG ggaaaaattaaatatgaagtGAGACCTGTATTGCCTTATGGATGTCAAGCAGCGAGCAGCTATTGTAGTGCTGTTGGTTCTTCGGACGTAGTAGGGTTGGGTTATGGTGTGGAACTTGCTTTGAAGAGCATGGAGTACAAAGCTATGGATGATAGCACAGTAAAGAAAG GTTTTACTGTAGAAGATCATAGGACCGAGGATCTCAGTCCTGAAGTTAGAGGATTTATATTTTCCAAAATCTTG GAACGCAAGCCAGAGGTGACTACTGAGTAA